Proteins co-encoded in one Flavobacterium fluviale genomic window:
- a CDS encoding efflux RND transporter permease subunit encodes MKNAIQVGFWEKLARIILKNRITILIILSVLTVFLALQWRNLSMTYTEANLLPKDHIANKEYQKFLDKFGEEGNLVVIGFKDPKFFTPKNYAAWNELMTGLKKSKEVDLVVSLNDLKKLEKDTVNEKFVLNPFIDQKKALDPAYLKTIQYDLFHNLPFYEGLLFNKESGSVRSAVYINKKLVNTAERKTFILKDLVPKIDKFEKTTGIDLKVSGMPYIRTINADNMKGEIGLFIGASLFTVSLIFFFFFRSFRATFISICILIIGVTWSFGTLGLFGYKITILTAIIPPLIIVIGITNCIFLINKYQQEIKLHNNQAKALQRVISKIGSSTLMTNLTAAIGFATLMITGNELLFEFGLVTSINVLSVYTLTLFIVPIIYSFMPLPKAKHLYHLDKTYISTLLNTVTTIVKGKKTIVYCIYAVLFLVSLNGVRQMKVSGSLIGEMPKSASFFKDILFYEKEFNGVMPLEIMVDTKKKKGVMKASTIRKMDELQNTISEIPELAKPVSVVNLVKYSKQAFYNGNPEYYQLPTSQEQTFILSYAKNATKNSKENLMKAYVDSTGQYARITTFMKDIGTDEMAKVEEKLHKKIDEIFPKDRFEVTVTGKALVFQKGTTYLAHNLIESLLFAILTIAILMLYLFRSFKMVAASLITNILPLCITSGLMGYFGIPLKPSTILVFSIAFGISVDNAIQFMAKYKDELIQNKGKVKKSVFSALRETGVSTFYTSVVLILGFATFTLSSFSGTIALGGLISCTLVFAMFANLVVLPSLVLTFEKKKTKKEELENLEK; translated from the coding sequence ATGAAAAACGCGATTCAAGTTGGATTTTGGGAAAAGTTAGCCCGAATCATACTTAAAAACAGAATAACAATTTTAATAATATTATCTGTTTTAACTGTTTTCCTTGCCTTGCAGTGGAGAAACCTTTCTATGACGTACACAGAAGCAAATCTGCTTCCTAAAGATCATATTGCGAACAAAGAATATCAGAAATTCTTAGACAAATTTGGCGAAGAAGGAAACCTTGTTGTTATTGGTTTTAAGGATCCTAAGTTTTTTACTCCAAAAAATTACGCTGCTTGGAATGAATTAATGACAGGTTTGAAGAAATCAAAAGAAGTCGACTTGGTTGTTTCTTTAAATGATTTGAAAAAACTGGAAAAAGATACGGTTAACGAAAAATTCGTATTAAATCCGTTTATCGATCAGAAAAAAGCACTTGACCCTGCTTACTTAAAAACTATTCAATACGATTTATTTCACAATTTACCTTTTTACGAAGGACTTTTATTCAATAAAGAAAGCGGCAGTGTTCGTTCTGCGGTTTACATCAATAAAAAACTAGTAAATACTGCCGAAAGAAAAACTTTCATACTTAAAGATTTAGTTCCTAAAATCGATAAATTTGAAAAGACGACAGGAATAGACCTTAAAGTTTCTGGAATGCCGTACATCAGAACGATCAATGCGGACAATATGAAAGGTGAAATCGGACTTTTTATTGGAGCGTCTTTATTTACGGTTTCTCTGATTTTCTTTTTCTTTTTCCGTTCGTTTAGAGCTACGTTTATCTCGATTTGTATTTTAATTATTGGTGTAACATGGTCGTTTGGAACACTAGGGTTATTTGGTTATAAAATCACGATTTTAACAGCTATTATTCCACCGCTGATTATCGTAATCGGAATTACAAACTGTATTTTCCTGATTAATAAATACCAGCAGGAAATCAAATTACATAACAATCAGGCAAAAGCGTTACAGCGTGTTATTTCAAAAATTGGTTCTTCGACTTTGATGACCAATTTAACAGCTGCAATTGGTTTTGCTACCTTGATGATTACAGGAAACGAACTCCTTTTTGAATTTGGTTTAGTAACTTCTATCAACGTGCTTTCTGTTTATACTTTGACACTTTTTATTGTGCCAATTATTTACAGTTTTATGCCATTGCCAAAAGCAAAACATTTATATCACTTAGATAAAACTTATATTTCGACTCTTTTAAATACGGTTACAACAATCGTTAAAGGCAAAAAGACAATCGTTTACTGTATTTACGCTGTTCTATTTCTTGTAAGTTTAAATGGAGTGAGACAAATGAAAGTTTCAGGAAGTTTAATTGGTGAAATGCCAAAAAGCGCCTCTTTCTTTAAGGATATTTTGTTCTACGAAAAAGAATTCAACGGAGTTATGCCGCTTGAAATCATGGTGGACACCAAAAAGAAAAAAGGTGTTATGAAGGCTTCGACTATTCGTAAAATGGACGAACTTCAAAATACAATTTCTGAAATTCCTGAGTTGGCAAAACCAGTTTCTGTGGTAAATTTGGTTAAATATTCTAAACAAGCTTTTTACAATGGAAACCCAGAATATTACCAATTGCCAACTTCGCAAGAGCAGACTTTTATTTTAAGTTATGCTAAAAACGCAACCAAAAACAGCAAAGAGAATTTAATGAAAGCTTACGTTGATTCAACTGGACAATATGCCAGAATCACAACTTTCATGAAAGATATCGGAACTGATGAAATGGCAAAAGTGGAAGAGAAATTACACAAAAAAATTGATGAAATTTTCCCTAAAGATCGTTTTGAAGTTACCGTTACCGGAAAAGCATTAGTTTTCCAAAAAGGAACTACTTATCTGGCGCACAACTTAATTGAGTCATTGCTTTTTGCAATTTTGACAATTGCAATTTTGATGCTATATTTATTCAGATCTTTTAAAATGGTCGCAGCTTCTTTAATCACAAATATTTTACCACTTTGTATTACATCTGGATTAATGGGGTATTTTGGAATTCCGTTAAAACCTTCAACAATTTTGGTATTCAGTATCGCATTCGGAATCTCGGTTGATAATGCAATTCAGTTTATGGCGAAATACAAAGATGAGTTGATTCAAAACAAAGGAAAAGTAAAAAAATCTGTTTTCAGCGCTTTAAGAGAAACTGGAGTAAGTACTTTTTATACTTCTGTGGTTTTGATTTTAGGTTTTGCAACTTTCACTTTATCAAGTTTCAGCGGAACAATTGCTTTAGGAGGATTAATTTCTTGTACTTTGGTTTTTGCGATGTTTGCTAACTTGGTGGTTTTACCATCGCTTGTTCTAACTTTCGAGAAGAAGAAAACAAAGAAAGAGGAATTGGAGAATTTGGAGAAGTAA
- the asnS gene encoding asparagine--tRNA ligase has product MKHTKVRDLLNSTTTLQEVNAKGWVRTFRNNQFIALNDGSTINNIQCVVDFENTPEETLKRITTGAAVSVIGTLVESKGAGQKYEIQVNKLEILGDSDAEKFPMQPKKHSLEFLRENAHLRVRTNAFGAIMRVRSVLSYAVHKYFQNKGFVYVNTPIITGADAEGAGEMFQVTSLPLDNLPKNEEGNIDFKKDFFGKHTNLTVSGQLEGETFAMALGQIYTFGPTFRAENSNTSRHLAEFWMIEPEVAFNDLDDNMDLAEDFIQYVIKYALDNCKDDLKFLEGRLLEEEKSKPQAERSEMALLEKLNFVLENNFKRVSYTEAIDILRDSTPNKKKKFSYLINEWGADLQSEHERYLVEKHFKCPVILYDYPANIKAFYMRLNDNTEPGRETVRAMDILFPGIGEIVGGSEREERYDVLVEKMKALNIDEEELYWYLDTRRFGSATHAGFGLGFERLVLFVTGMTNIRDVIPFPRTPGSAEF; this is encoded by the coding sequence ATGAAACACACAAAAGTTAGAGACTTATTAAACAGTACGACGACGTTACAGGAAGTGAATGCAAAAGGTTGGGTGAGAACTTTTAGAAATAATCAGTTCATCGCTTTAAATGACGGTTCTACAATTAATAATATTCAATGTGTTGTTGATTTTGAAAATACACCAGAAGAGACTTTAAAAAGAATCACAACTGGAGCAGCAGTTTCTGTAATTGGAACTTTGGTTGAAAGTAAAGGTGCAGGTCAGAAATATGAAATTCAAGTGAACAAACTTGAAATTCTTGGAGATTCTGATGCGGAGAAATTCCCAATGCAGCCTAAAAAACACTCTTTAGAGTTTCTACGTGAAAACGCTCACTTGCGTGTACGTACAAATGCTTTTGGAGCAATTATGCGTGTACGTTCTGTATTGTCTTATGCAGTTCACAAATATTTTCAGAATAAAGGTTTTGTGTATGTAAATACGCCAATTATCACTGGAGCTGATGCTGAGGGTGCTGGAGAAATGTTTCAAGTAACTTCATTGCCTTTGGATAATCTTCCAAAAAATGAAGAAGGAAACATTGATTTCAAAAAAGATTTCTTTGGAAAACACACCAACTTAACGGTTTCTGGACAATTAGAAGGGGAAACTTTTGCAATGGCTTTGGGTCAGATTTATACTTTTGGACCAACATTTAGAGCGGAGAATTCAAATACTTCTCGTCACTTGGCAGAATTCTGGATGATCGAGCCTGAAGTTGCTTTCAATGATTTGGATGACAATATGGATTTGGCTGAAGATTTTATTCAGTACGTAATTAAATATGCTTTAGACAACTGTAAAGATGATTTGAAATTCTTAGAGGGAAGACTTCTTGAAGAAGAAAAATCTAAACCACAGGCAGAAAGAAGCGAAATGGCGTTGTTAGAGAAATTGAACTTTGTTTTAGAAAACAACTTCAAACGTGTTTCTTATACTGAGGCAATTGACATTTTAAGAGATTCCACTCCAAATAAAAAGAAAAAATTCAGCTACTTAATTAACGAATGGGGAGCTGATTTACAGTCAGAACACGAGCGTTATTTAGTTGAAAAGCACTTTAAATGTCCTGTAATTTTATACGATTATCCAGCAAACATTAAAGCGTTTTACATGCGTTTGAATGACAACACTGAACCAGGAAGAGAAACAGTTCGCGCAATGGATATTCTTTTCCCTGGAATTGGAGAAATTGTTGGAGGTTCTGAAAGAGAAGAGCGTTACGATGTTTTGGTTGAAAAAATGAAAGCTTTAAACATCGACGAAGAAGAATTATACTGGTATTTAGACACCAGAAGATTTGGTTCTGCAACTCACGCAGGTTTTGGTTTAGGATTTGAGCGTTTGGTATTGTTTGTTACAGGAATGACAAACATTAGAGACGTAATTCCTTTCCCAAGAACTCCGGGCAGCGCGGAATTCTAA
- a CDS encoding sensor histidine kinase, giving the protein MNDNNTITYIFLAILLLLVIIICYMIYQLIEAKKAKEDIEKSFYALEVKVNDLQLENLESKLNPHLFKNILNSIQSHAYQTYFALDKLANVLDYILYESKKKFVTAKEEIDFALNLIEINKIKISPLFELKIKTNINKEDKLYDQPLLAPLISIDLIENAFKHADLQSADAFISVVFEFKDNAFFMTVSNKISDKKVLKKERSGFGHATLEHRLRIIYKNNFKLDKFIENDVYIAHLKIDLLEYKTEMLTSGR; this is encoded by the coding sequence ATGAACGATAATAATACGATAACATATATTTTCTTAGCCATTCTTTTATTGCTGGTTATAATAATTTGTTATATGATTTATCAATTAATAGAGGCAAAAAAAGCAAAAGAAGATATTGAAAAAAGTTTTTATGCGCTTGAAGTTAAAGTGAATGATCTGCAGTTAGAAAATCTGGAGTCTAAACTAAATCCGCATTTGTTTAAAAACATACTAAATTCGATTCAGTCGCACGCGTACCAAACCTATTTTGCATTAGATAAACTGGCCAATGTTTTGGATTATATTTTATATGAAAGCAAAAAGAAATTTGTAACGGCAAAAGAAGAAATTGATTTTGCGCTGAATTTAATCGAAATCAATAAAATAAAAATCAGTCCGCTTTTTGAGTTAAAAATCAAAACCAATATTAACAAAGAGGATAAATTGTACGATCAGCCTTTATTAGCACCGCTGATTTCTATTGATTTGATTGAAAATGCCTTCAAACACGCCGATCTTCAAAGTGCCGACGCTTTTATTTCCGTTGTTTTTGAATTTAAAGACAATGCTTTTTTTATGACGGTTTCGAACAAAATATCAGATAAAAAAGTATTAAAAAAGGAACGGAGCGGTTTTGGACATGCCACTCTCGAACATCGTCTAAGAATCATTTATAAGAATAATTTCAAACTCGATAAGTTTATAGAAAACGACGTTTATATTGCTCATCTAAAAATTGATTTACTTGAATACAAAACTGAAATGCTTACTTCTGGACGATGA
- a CDS encoding STM3941 family protein, with product MKKIEIYSSKKKSAPILIISLICFIGAVYILLTTNYSAITSIEKAILLKVLLSVISLFCGAGIYVSLKQLIKKKLFLIIDENGINVNPENSTSESIKWKNVESFSELKMHNQKMVLIEVNNPSYWIENESNYMRKKLIEFNLKNYGAPFVLSAISMDLNHDELLKVLYDNLGKFQHLT from the coding sequence ATGAAAAAGATAGAAATATATTCAAGTAAAAAAAAATCAGCCCCAATATTAATAATATCTCTTATATGTTTTATTGGGGCAGTTTATATCCTGCTAACAACCAACTATAGTGCAATTACTAGCATTGAAAAAGCCATTTTATTAAAAGTTTTATTATCCGTTATAAGTTTATTTTGTGGAGCAGGAATCTATGTTTCATTAAAACAATTGATAAAAAAGAAATTATTTTTAATCATTGATGAAAATGGAATTAATGTCAATCCAGAAAATTCTACTTCTGAATCCATAAAATGGAAGAATGTTGAAAGTTTTTCTGAATTAAAAATGCATAACCAAAAAATGGTTCTTATTGAAGTTAACAATCCTAGTTATTGGATTGAAAACGAGAGTAATTACATGAGAAAAAAATTAATAGAATTTAATTTAAAGAATTACGGTGCGCCATTTGTACTTTCAGCAATCTCAATGGATTTAAATCATGATGAACTTCTAAAAGTACTATATGACAATCTTGGGAAGTTCCAGCATTTAACATAA